GGCGGCAGCCATGACGGGCGGCACGGTGTTGGACTATTCGGCCTCTTTGCCGCCGGAGAAGCGCGGAATCCTTTATGTCGATACCGAACAGAGTAAGTTTCATTGCAAGCGGGTATTAAACCGGATTTTGCGGCTTGTGGGGCTTTCTGCCGACGTACATCCGGCGGGCTTGGAGTTTCTATGCCTGCGGGGTTTTGCGACCAAAGACCGGCTGAAGAAGATCGAGGAGGCTATCTATGAAATCGATGGTCTCGGACTGGTCGTGATCGACGGCATCCGCGACCTGGCGCACGACATCAACAGCCCCTGCGAATCGACCGACCTTATTACGAAGCTGATGCAATGGACGGACGAGCGCAAAATCCATATCCATACCGTCCTGCACCTGAACAAAGGCGATGACAATACGCGCGGGCATCTGGGAACGGAGTTGAACAATAAGGCTGAAACGGTGCTGCAAATCACCAAAGACGATTTCGACCGCGATATAAGCTCGGTTGCGGCCATGCACATCCGGGATAGGGATTTCGAGCCGTTTGCTTTTCGCATCAACGACGATGCGTTGCCGGAGTTGGTCGAGAACTACCAACCTCGGCAGTCGGGCGCGGCCAAAAGTTTCGACTATGCCGAGGTCTGCAAGGCCAAACACCGTGAGGCGTTGCAACTTCTGTTTTCCGAAGCTGACCGGGTTTCTTATTCATCGCTTATTGGGAAGCTCCAAAACAGCTATGCCGCCATCGGCCATTCGTTCGGCATCAACAAAGCCAAGCAATTGAAGGTTTTTTTGGAGAATAAGCGGATGATCGTCAAAGAGGAGAAATTTTACCGTTACAATCCCGATTTCCACTATTGACCCTTTCGGACAGTTTAGTCCAAGACGGGTGTATATATTATTAAACCATTCTAAACCGGTACGGCGGGTTAAACCCCGAACCGTACCGATTAAACCGAGTGAAAAGAAAAAGATCATGGACGCAAAAACAATCAATAAGTTTTCGATAAGGAAATACCTTGCCGGACGGGGCATCCATCCGGCAAAAGACAGAGGCTATTACGGGTTGTATCACTCTCCGTTGCGGGAGGATCGCAATCCGAGTATGAAAGTTGATTATGACAAAAATCTGTGGATCGACTATGGTGCAGGCGAGGGTGGGACGCTGATCGACCTCGTGATGCGCATGGAACGGTGCGATGCAGGGACGGCCATGCGGCTGTTGGAGCAACAGATCGGAGGCGCAACTACTTTCTCTTTTCAAGGGGATTGTCCGGCATTACCGGAACGTATACCCTCGATTATTGTCGAAGACGTGCTGCCGCTGGAAATTCCAGCGTTGCTCTCTTATCTCATGGAACGAGGCATCGACCTCGATACGGCGCGGGCACATTGCTCGGAGGTGCATTATCGTGTGGCGGATAAGCCCTATTTCGCTGTCGGATTCCGCAACGATACTGGAGGATGGGAACTGCGCAACCGCTATTTCAAGGGCTGTACGTCGAAGGCTCCGTCGACCCGAAACGGCGGTTATCCGACATGCCTCGTATTCGAGGGTTTTGTAGACTTCTTGTCGTACCTGACGCTCAAACGCGCCCCGAATCCTCCGCACAATATTGTCGTGCTGAACTCCGTGACGAACCTCTCGAAAGCCGCGCCGTTCATCGCCTCGCACGAGCAGGTCT
This Alistipes onderdonkii DNA region includes the following protein-coding sequences:
- a CDS encoding AAA family ATPase, whose protein sequence is MEAQHKVSAETTASWRDARLLVTDVFEAPPVILRVGDSIVGTLGNFSASTGKAKSKKTFNVCAIVAAAMTGGTVLDYSASLPPEKRGILYVDTEQSKFHCKRVLNRILRLVGLSADVHPAGLEFLCLRGFATKDRLKKIEEAIYEIDGLGLVVIDGIRDLAHDINSPCESTDLITKLMQWTDERKIHIHTVLHLNKGDDNTRGHLGTELNNKAETVLQITKDDFDRDISSVAAMHIRDRDFEPFAFRINDDALPELVENYQPRQSGAAKSFDYAEVCKAKHREALQLLFSEADRVSYSSLIGKLQNSYAAIGHSFGINKAKQLKVFLENKRMIVKEEKFYRYNPDFHY
- a CDS encoding toprim domain-containing protein, yielding MKVDYDKNLWIDYGAGEGGTLIDLVMRMERCDAGTAMRLLEQQIGGATTFSFQGDCPALPERIPSIIVEDVLPLEIPALLSYLMERGIDLDTARAHCSEVHYRVADKPYFAVGFRNDTGGWELRNRYFKGCTSKAPSTRNGGYPTCLVFEGFVDFLSYLTLKRAPNPPHNIVVLNSVTNLSKAAPFIASHEQVYAYLDNDDAGRKATAELKPVCRNLSDQSVHYRPLNDLNDYLRSRWPVKEYKRSRGRKL